The following coding sequences lie in one Frankiaceae bacterium genomic window:
- the rpsD gene encoding 30S ribosomal protein S4 yields the protein MARYTGADCRRCRREKMKLFLKGSKCDSPKCPIEIRPYPPGEHGRGRTKESEYLLQKREKQKCARMYGVLEKQFRGYYEEANKKAGKTGENLLRILESRLDNVVYRAGFAQSRDMARQFVKHGHVVVNGRKVDIPSYRVSENDIVEIREKSRGMTPFVIAKELAGQRPVPAWLEVIWSQYRVLVHSLPARQVIDTPVQEQLIVELYSK from the coding sequence ATGGCTCGTTACACCGGTGCCGACTGCCGGCGCTGTCGCCGCGAGAAGATGAAGCTGTTCCTCAAGGGCAGCAAGTGCGACTCGCCGAAGTGCCCCATCGAGATCCGCCCGTACCCCCCGGGCGAGCACGGCCGCGGCCGTACCAAGGAGTCCGAGTACCTCCTGCAGAAGCGCGAGAAGCAGAAGTGCGCGCGGATGTACGGCGTCCTCGAGAAGCAGTTCCGCGGCTACTACGAGGAGGCGAACAAGAAGGCCGGCAAGACCGGTGAGAACCTCCTCCGCATCCTCGAGTCGCGTCTCGACAACGTCGTCTACCGCGCCGGCTTCGCCCAGTCGCGCGACATGGCGCGGCAGTTCGTGAAGCACGGCCACGTCGTCGTGAACGGCCGCAAGGTCGACATCCCGAGCTACCGCGTCAGCGAGAACGACATCGTCGAGATCCGCGAGAAGTCGCGCGGCATGACGCCGTTCGTCATCGCGAAGGAGCTGGCGGGGCAGCGTCCCGTGCCGGCCTGGCTCGAGGTGATCTGGTCGCAGTACCGCGTCCTCGTGCACTCCCTCCCGGCCCGGCAGGTCATCGACACGCCCGTCCAGGAGCAGCTGATCGTCGAGCTCTACTCGAAGTAA
- the rpsK gene encoding 30S ribosomal protein S11, whose product MPPQTRKASSGGKKVRRKEKKNIAHGQAHIKSTFNNTIVTITDPQGNVISWASAGHVGFKGSRKSTPFAAQLAAENAGRKAQEHGVRKVDVFVKGPGSGRETAIRSLQATGLEVGLIQDVTPVPHNGCRPPKRRRV is encoded by the coding sequence ATGCCTCCGCAGACGCGCAAGGCTTCGAGCGGCGGCAAGAAGGTCCGCCGCAAGGAGAAGAAGAACATCGCCCACGGCCAGGCGCACATCAAGAGCACGTTCAACAACACCATCGTCACGATCACCGACCCCCAGGGGAACGTGATCTCGTGGGCCAGCGCCGGCCACGTCGGCTTCAAGGGCTCGCGCAAGTCGACGCCGTTCGCCGCGCAGCTCGCCGCCGAGAACGCCGGCCGCAAGGCGCAGGAGCACGGCGTCCGCAAGGTGGACGTCTTCGTCAAGGGTCCGGGGTCCGGTCGCGAGACCGCCATCCGTTCGCTGCAGGCCACGGGCCTGGAGGTCGGACTGATCCAGGACGTCACCCCGGTGCCGCACAACGGCTGCCGCCCGCCCAAGCGCCGTCGAGTCTGA